GTGGGACGATTCTCTTTCGCGGTTCATAAAGGTGATGCCAAGAGATTACAAGCGGGCCCTGGCCGAACTGGCCACGCAATCGGCCGCTTTGCGGATGGAGGAAGTGTAAGGATATGGGAAAGATCAGGGGTTTTTTAGAGTACGAACGCAAGACCCATCAATATCTGCCCGTGACGGAACGGGTGCGCAATTATAACGAGTTCTCGGTGTTGATGTCCGACGACGAGACCCGCACCCAGGGGGCGCGCTGCATGGACTGCGGCGTGCCGTTCTGCCATTTCGGGTGCCCGTTGTCCAACATCATCCCGGACTTCAACGACCACGTTTACAACGGCCGCTGGCAGTATGCCCTCAAGACGTTGATGTCCACCAACAACTTCCCGGAGATCACCGGCAGGATATGCCCCGCCCCGTGCGAGTCCGGCTGCGTGCTGGGGATCATAAAGCCGATGGTGGCCATAAAGAGCATCGAGCTTGCCATCATCGAGCGCGGGTACCGGCACGGATATTTCACGCCAAAGCCTCCGGTGAGCCGCACGGGCAGGAAGGTTGCGGTGATAGGCTCCGGCCCGTCCGGGCTCGCGGCGGCCGACCAGCTTAACAAGGCTGGCCACACGGTGACGGTATATGAACGGTCCGACAGGATCGGGGGCCTTCTGCGATACGGCATCCCCGATTTCAAGCTGGAAAAGAAAGTGCTCCAGCGCAGGCTGGAGGTGATGGAAGCCGAAGGGGTGACCTTCATTCCGGGGGTGAACGTGGGGGTCACCATGCCGGTGTCCGCCATCCAGCAGGGGAGCGACGCCATAGTGCTTGCGTGCGGATCAACAATACCGCGCGACCTGCCCATCCCCGGCCGCGACGCGAAGGGGGTCCATTTCGCCATGGACTTTCTCACCCAGAACAACAAACGGGTGGCGGGGGACAAGATCGCCCACAAGGACGAGATCACCGTCAAGGGCAAGCATGTGGTGGTCATCGGGGGGGGGGACACCGGGTCTGACTGCGTTGGCACATCCATCCGGCAGGGCGCCGCGTCTGTGACGCAGATAGAGCTCCTTCCCAAGCCCCCGGTGGGGCGCACGGAGGAGACGGCGTGGCCGGCTCATCCGGGGCCGAAGATGTTCTCCACCTCGTCTTCCCAGGCGGAAGGGTGCGAGAGGGACTTCTCCGTGCAGTCCAAGGAATTTTTAAAGGACGCCAAGGGGCATGTGAGCGGTATCCGGCTTGCCCGGCTGGAATGGGAAGACGTGGCCAAGTTCAAGTACAGCGAGATCGCCGGCTCGGAGTATGTGCTCAAGGCGGACGCGGTGTTTCTGGCGATGGGATTCCTTCACACCGATCCCAAGGGGCTCGTCGAGCAGCTTGGGGTGGAAAAAGACCCGCGCGGGAACATCAAGACCGGAGCCGATTACAAGACCACCGTGGACGGAGTGTACAGCGCGGGAGACGCCCGGCGCGGCCAGTCGCTGGTGGTGTGGGCGATTTCCGAAGGGCGCGAATGCGCCCGCGAGGTGGACAAATATTTGCGCGGGGGCGCCTCGTGGCTCGAATCGAAGGATCATTCCTACTGCGAAAAGGTTTAGGGATTTAAGCCACGCAGGCGCGGAGTCACAGAGTTAAGAGATTGCTTCACCGTGGTCGCCCGACCACGGTCTTGGGACATCGGCAAGGATACCGTGGTCAGGCGGGGCTGTTGCCCAAAAGGGAAAACACGCGAAACGAACGCTGTCCGGGGTGTTCTTCACCCCGGACTCTATGTTTATAAGAGTGCTAAACTCTTGACTTTGGGACATCGGGGTGAAGAACACCCCGATGAGCATTTGGGCAAACTCGTTTTTCCGCTCGGCGTAGTGTTCTTCACCCCACCGTCTTCGTTATACCGCCATCCTGGCGGCAATTGCCGGCGGGACGTCGGCGCTGCAAAAGAAAATCCGGGGGGAAGAACACCCCGGATAGCGCATAGCGAGCCGCTTAACAAAAAAAGGCGGGTCAAAAGACCCGCCCCATTCTTAACGTCCAGTTAAGCTATCTTGCCCTGGCTCCGGGGCGGAATCCGCCTCTTGAGCGCGGCCTGAAGCTGTTGAACCTTCTGCCGCCAGCCTGGTCCACTATAGGCCTGGAATGAAAGTCCGCCGCCGCAGGATGGAACGGATGCTCCTTGTCCACAGGTATCTGGGCGCGTATCACGCGCTCGATGGCCCGCAGGAAGTCCTTCTCGTCGCTGTCGCAAAGGGATATGGCCGATCCGCCGGCCCCGGCGCGCGCCGTGCGGCCTATGCGGTGAACGTAAACCTCCGGTTCGTTTGGCATCTCAAAGTTGATTACATGGGTGATCCCCTTGATGTCTATCCCGCGTGAGGCTATGTCCGTGGCCACGAGCACCC
This is a stretch of genomic DNA from Nitrospinota bacterium. It encodes these proteins:
- a CDS encoding glutamate synthase subunit beta; protein product: MGKIRGFLEYERKTHQYLPVTERVRNYNEFSVLMSDDETRTQGARCMDCGVPFCHFGCPLSNIIPDFNDHVYNGRWQYALKTLMSTNNFPEITGRICPAPCESGCVLGIIKPMVAIKSIELAIIERGYRHGYFTPKPPVSRTGRKVAVIGSGPSGLAAADQLNKAGHTVTVYERSDRIGGLLRYGIPDFKLEKKVLQRRLEVMEAEGVTFIPGVNVGVTMPVSAIQQGSDAIVLACGSTIPRDLPIPGRDAKGVHFAMDFLTQNNKRVAGDKIAHKDEITVKGKHVVVIGGGDTGSDCVGTSIRQGAASVTQIELLPKPPVGRTEETAWPAHPGPKMFSTSSSQAEGCERDFSVQSKEFLKDAKGHVSGIRLARLEWEDVAKFKYSEIAGSEYVLKADAVFLAMGFLHTDPKGLVEQLGVEKDPRGNIKTGADYKTTVDGVYSAGDARRGQSLVVWAISEGRECAREVDKYLRGGASWLESKDHSYCEKV